The following coding sequences lie in one Treponema socranskii subsp. buccale genomic window:
- a CDS encoding hexokinase produces MNRAVSAFLAKHNFIRHIDIDSVIDALLYDMNSGLHGQKVYQDMIRTYSNPPENPASDKSVIVIDAGGTNFRSCLVSFNEQGKASIDFLEKTKMPGVAKVLSRADFFDEIASNIDHLKDKAESIGFCFSYPMEITDDGDGILIRFTKEVNAPEVVGCRIGETLKKTLEARGWKKLRRVTLLNDTVAALLAGAATPDAGKKYSSYIGLILGTGLNAAYIQPKMPDVKDFTKQIVVCESGKFGAIVCSDFDDALDAKTLSPGKYRTEKQCSGGYLGDVAFEALKAAAEEGLFGKACAKRILSLSALSLVEADAFLHAPYSTNASLGALAAESASDEDYDRIFQILDAVMERSARYAAAILAACVIQSGEGKNASRPVCILCNGSTYFKTHMLARRVHGYLEEALTKERDLYWEIISRENDITLGAAIAGLIES; encoded by the coding sequence GTTTATCAGGATATGATACGCACGTACAGCAATCCGCCGGAAAATCCCGCTTCGGATAAGAGCGTCATCGTTATCGATGCGGGCGGAACGAATTTCCGTTCATGCCTCGTGTCGTTCAACGAGCAGGGAAAAGCGTCGATCGATTTTCTCGAAAAGACGAAGATGCCCGGAGTTGCGAAGGTGCTTTCACGTGCGGATTTTTTCGATGAAATCGCGTCGAACATAGACCACTTAAAAGATAAAGCCGAATCGATCGGTTTTTGTTTTTCGTATCCGATGGAGATCACCGACGACGGAGACGGCATCCTCATCAGGTTTACGAAGGAAGTAAACGCGCCCGAAGTCGTCGGCTGCCGTATCGGGGAAACGCTCAAAAAAACGCTCGAAGCGCGCGGATGGAAAAAGCTGCGGCGTGTCACGCTCTTAAACGATACGGTGGCGGCGCTTCTTGCGGGAGCTGCGACGCCGGATGCGGGGAAAAAGTATTCGTCTTACATCGGTCTTATACTCGGCACGGGATTGAACGCCGCGTATATTCAGCCGAAGATGCCGGACGTAAAAGATTTTACCAAGCAGATCGTCGTGTGCGAATCGGGAAAATTCGGCGCTATAGTCTGCTCCGATTTCGATGACGCGCTCGACGCGAAAACGCTGAGTCCCGGAAAATACCGCACGGAAAAACAGTGTTCGGGCGGCTACCTCGGGGACGTAGCATTTGAAGCGTTGAAAGCTGCGGCGGAAGAAGGACTTTTCGGAAAAGCGTGCGCAAAGCGCATCCTCTCATTGTCCGCTTTGTCCCTCGTCGAAGCCGACGCGTTTTTACACGCGCCGTACAGCACGAACGCTTCCCTCGGAGCCCTTGCCGCCGAAAGCGCTTCAGACGAAGATTACGATCGCATATTTCAGATCCTCGATGCCGTTATGGAGCGCTCCGCCCGCTATGCCGCAGCCATCCTCGCAGCCTGCGTCATTCAAAGCGGTGAGGGGAAAAACGCTTCTCGCCCCGTGTGCATACTCTGCAACGGCAGCACGTATTTTAAAACGCATATGCTCGCCCGGCGCGTACACGGCTATCTCGAAGAAGCGCTCACGAAAGAGAGAGACCTCTATTGGGAGATAATTTCGCGGGAAAACGATATAACGCTCGGAGCGGCGATCGCGGGGCTTATCGAAAGTTAA
- a CDS encoding flagellar hook-length control protein FliK, whose protein sequence is MQGSPVAKLSAVPKVNAIDKIDSLPSQLSKKILLSRTKNEEHSFAKLLVRAQGKKIEAQVSDAFSGAGLSARGKSESLSRSGGKAAHGGAFEKIRAGSAEHSSARDAKSDMLLGANGLRESKRAFTNLRREDVLKTKPVRNDAADTKKESKTAAAKDISKKETIDAAKNVVKKQHDDTSSDFNEKKSFEYTQDESRGKTGDAEMLEKAEVVDGTDAARAALLQDFAYLVDGSRDFEIVRVGNAEAGGTAESDADDFFAESLSVSEEAVPFQIGSAVVHTTDLSDGETEGGEFSDDGFSDEKAFSFEINDDAVLSKRERAFDADGKILVTDLRTETAESLSEVKPESEKSIKIDTQVGDTSELTMFVSESVRQNVFPANGQSTQAASSNFQTMLANQIRQNASDFVKAGSIVLRDNNAGTINLVLRPESLGNVKISLQLSDKVVSGQITVHSEEAYNAFKESADALKTAFAQSGFEAGGFTVAYSSAGTGGSFSGSETGGGFADARHAGRYEDAFASEGSAASGESYIAGEHAVNVVV, encoded by the coding sequence ATGCAGGGAAGCCCTGTTGCAAAACTAAGCGCAGTTCCGAAAGTAAACGCAATCGATAAAATCGACTCACTTCCATCGCAGCTTTCAAAAAAAATTCTTTTATCGCGTACGAAAAACGAAGAGCATTCATTCGCAAAGCTCCTTGTGCGCGCACAGGGCAAAAAAATCGAAGCGCAAGTTTCCGATGCGTTTTCGGGTGCGGGACTTTCAGCGCGCGGAAAATCCGAATCTCTTTCGCGCTCAGGCGGAAAGGCTGCGCATGGAGGAGCTTTCGAAAAGATCCGTGCCGGAAGTGCGGAACATTCTTCCGCTCGAGATGCGAAATCGGATATGCTTTTAGGAGCGAATGGACTTCGCGAAAGCAAGCGCGCTTTCACGAATCTCAGACGGGAAGACGTGTTGAAGACGAAACCGGTGCGGAACGATGCCGCCGATACGAAAAAAGAAAGCAAAACCGCCGCTGCAAAAGATATCTCAAAAAAAGAAACGATCGACGCTGCAAAAAATGTTGTAAAAAAACAACACGACGACACTTCTTCGGATTTCAACGAAAAAAAATCTTTTGAGTACACGCAGGATGAAAGCCGCGGAAAAACGGGCGATGCCGAAATGCTTGAAAAGGCGGAAGTAGTCGATGGTACCGATGCCGCACGCGCCGCGCTCTTGCAGGATTTTGCATATCTCGTCGACGGCTCTCGCGATTTTGAAATCGTGCGCGTCGGAAATGCCGAAGCCGGCGGAACCGCCGAAAGCGATGCGGACGATTTTTTTGCCGAAAGCCTATCCGTTTCCGAAGAAGCCGTCCCGTTTCAAATAGGAAGCGCTGTTGTGCATACGACCGATTTGTCGGACGGTGAAACTGAAGGAGGCGAATTTTCGGATGACGGATTTTCGGACGAAAAAGCGTTTTCATTTGAAATAAATGATGATGCTGTCCTCTCAAAGCGAGAGCGCGCATTCGATGCCGACGGTAAAATCCTCGTCACCGATCTTCGAACGGAAACGGCGGAAAGTCTTTCCGAAGTAAAACCCGAATCGGAAAAATCGATAAAAATCGATACTCAAGTCGGCGATACGTCCGAACTGACTATGTTCGTTTCGGAGAGCGTTCGACAAAACGTTTTCCCTGCAAACGGTCAAAGCACGCAGGCGGCAAGTTCGAACTTTCAAACGATGCTCGCAAATCAAATACGGCAAAACGCATCCGACTTCGTAAAAGCGGGTTCGATCGTTTTGCGCGACAACAACGCGGGAACGATCAACCTCGTACTGCGTCCGGAATCGCTCGGAAATGTCAAGATCAGCTTGCAGCTTTCCGATAAGGTAGTTAGCGGACAAATTACGGTGCATTCCGAAGAAGCGTACAATGCGTTTAAGGAAAGCGCCGATGCGCTTAAAACTGCGTTTGCACAAAGCGGTTTTGAAGCGGGCGGTTTTACCGTAGCCTATTCGTCGGCCGGAACGGGCGGCAGTTTTTCGGGAAGCGAAACGGGCGGGGGCTTTGCCGATGCGCGGCATGCGGGACGATACGAAGACGCGTTTGCGTCGGAAGGAAGTGCGGCTTCGGGCGAAAGCTATATTGCAGGCGAACACGCGGTAAATGTCGTTGTGTAG
- a CDS encoding DUF6588 family protein, which produces MRVRSVSAFTAALLLSAASAFASTADIDKAFESLNGTLTEVVPETTIQLGVWSDAYIGKLFPSFPPHFGAGVSAGGTFIETKALSNAIGTIITEINSHAAGATTDFNFTVPDQIPLPSASVHVRIGGFILPFDIGVYGAYFDLNTLKFEDFTGTVNYYTIGGDIRYAIMKGSTTLPKLSVGAGYIRTHLAFSMTGASTYSGTVGSTPASVTANADTNTSFDLNTIFVQAQISKKFLILTPYAGVRAYVTSSKSHYDYSYSSTYEIGGVPQGNVPGGNGSSSRDYGTDAFNFDWNNIRPQLYAGLGLNLLFVNCTVGGSWNMRNNLLSANVNVCIKI; this is translated from the coding sequence ATGAGAGTACGTTCCGTTTCCGCTTTTACAGCGGCACTGCTTTTGTCCGCCGCTTCCGCTTTCGCATCGACTGCCGATATCGACAAAGCGTTCGAATCGCTTAACGGTACATTAACGGAAGTAGTACCCGAAACAACGATCCAGCTCGGCGTCTGGTCGGACGCTTATATCGGAAAACTTTTTCCGTCTTTTCCGCCGCACTTCGGAGCGGGCGTCAGCGCGGGGGGAACATTTATCGAAACGAAAGCATTGTCAAATGCGATCGGAACGATTATCACCGAAATCAACAGTCATGCTGCCGGTGCAACAACAGATTTCAACTTTACGGTTCCGGATCAAATCCCCCTGCCCTCCGCTTCGGTGCATGTGCGCATCGGAGGCTTCATCCTCCCCTTCGACATAGGCGTATACGGAGCCTACTTCGATTTGAATACGTTGAAATTCGAAGATTTTACCGGAACCGTAAACTACTATACGATAGGAGGAGATATCCGCTATGCTATCATGAAAGGAAGTACGACGCTTCCGAAACTGTCCGTCGGCGCGGGCTATATCCGTACGCACTTGGCGTTCTCCATGACCGGCGCATCAACGTATAGCGGAACGGTCGGCTCAACACCTGCAAGCGTTACCGCGAACGCGGATACGAATACGAGCTTTGATTTGAATACGATCTTCGTGCAGGCGCAGATTTCGAAAAAGTTTTTAATTTTGACCCCGTATGCCGGGGTGCGCGCCTACGTTACCTCGTCGAAAAGTCATTACGATTATTCATACTCGTCGACGTACGAAATCGGCGGAGTACCGCAAGGCAATGTCCCCGGCGGGAACGGCTCCTCTTCACGAGATTACGGTACGGACGCTTTCAATTTCGACTGGAACAATATCCGTCCGCAGCTCTATGCGGGACTCGGTTTAAATCTGCTCTTTGTCAATTGTACCGTAGGCGGCTCGTGGAATATGCGAAACAATCTGCTGAGCGCAAACGTAAACGTATGCATTAAAATATAA
- a CDS encoding periplasmic-type flagellar collar protein FlbB, with protein sequence MAKGKNLGKSIVLLFLIIILCLGGLLWFDYLGIIHAKALFTPLYRMLGREPQTSTTAVRPLNNDIDQDRIDKQREALRLYKEELDQKESELTASGQQNERIAAELAEREKTLEEREKTFNNLQKKYDDKEVNIEQIATRLYNMPPAAAVQELVAMDDQLVIDVLRKEEEMATVKKQYSMTSYWLSLMPAERAAAVQRKMVSKPKSLD encoded by the coding sequence ATGGCAAAAGGGAAAAACTTAGGCAAATCGATTGTCCTTCTTTTTCTGATTATCATTCTCTGTCTCGGCGGCTTGTTGTGGTTCGATTATTTGGGAATCATTCACGCAAAGGCGCTGTTTACGCCGCTGTATCGTATGCTGGGCAGGGAGCCGCAGACGTCGACGACGGCCGTTCGCCCGCTCAACAACGATATCGATCAGGATCGCATAGACAAACAGCGTGAAGCGCTCAGGCTTTATAAGGAAGAACTCGATCAAAAAGAGAGCGAATTGACCGCGTCGGGACAACAAAACGAGCGGATTGCGGCCGAACTTGCCGAACGCGAAAAAACGCTCGAAGAACGCGAAAAAACATTCAACAATTTGCAAAAAAAGTACGATGATAAAGAAGTAAACATAGAACAGATCGCAACGCGTCTGTACAATATGCCGCCCGCCGCGGCCGTTCAGGAACTTGTGGCGATGGACGATCAGCTCGTGATCGACGTTTTGCGCAAAGAAGAAGAAATGGCGACGGTGAAAAAGCAGTATTCGATGACATCGTACTGGCTTTCACTCATGCCGGCGGAGCGGGCTGCGGCAGTCCAACGGAAGATGGTGAGCAAGCCGAAATCGCTTGACTGA
- the flgD gene encoding flagellar hook assembly protein FlgD yields the protein MMDGINTTMSAADKAAVDFAVNGYNKELGVKGRTVNHSLGKDDFLKLLIAQLSNQDPTSPIENTEFIAQMAQFSSLEQMTNMSAEFAKLAGVFRVSEASSMLGKTVTLNVGDTTATGVVQAATREENPRVMVGGRYYTMDQISAIYGN from the coding sequence ATGATGGACGGAATCAACACCACCATGAGCGCAGCCGACAAAGCGGCGGTCGATTTTGCCGTAAACGGCTACAACAAAGAACTTGGCGTAAAAGGACGTACGGTCAATCATTCGTTGGGCAAGGATGACTTTTTAAAACTTCTGATAGCGCAGCTGTCGAATCAGGATCCGACAAGTCCGATCGAAAACACCGAGTTTATCGCTCAGATGGCGCAGTTTTCATCGCTTGAACAGATGACGAACATGAGTGCGGAGTTTGCAAAGCTTGCGGGCGTGTTCAGAGTTTCCGAAGCGTCTTCGATGCTCGGAAAGACGGTTACACTCAACGTCGGAGATACCACTGCGACGGGCGTCGTGCAGGCTGCAACGCGTGAAGAAAATCCGCGCGTCATGGTAGGCGGCAGATACTACACGATGGATCAGATCAGCGCGATTTACGGAAATTAA
- the lgt gene encoding prolipoprotein diacylglyceryl transferase has translation MFLPLYCNYPSWIHPEIFPGVPVLGLLRWYGLMYIFAFGTAFFVLKKEMKEGALDGKNYKATEDDIFGFIATGIVFLLIGARIFSTLVYDTSGMYRERPWLIFWPFDTVTHKFTGLAGMSYHGGLIGGLIGTIVWCRRHKKNTLQWMDAIAAAIPAGYTFGRLGNFLNGELYGRITTMPWGIVFPQAEKFSASLKWVQDFTAKIGMEITGATVNLPRHPSQLYEAFFEGIVLFGILQLIRKRKIWDGMLSAAYVFAYGAFRFVIEYFREPDADLGFRIGKDTASPVYMNASLLNFSTGQILCFLMMLSSIVFAVASYCYAKKNRKG, from the coding sequence GTCGTGGATCCATCCCGAAATTTTTCCGGGCGTTCCCGTGCTCGGTCTTTTACGCTGGTACGGGCTCATGTACATATTCGCGTTCGGCACGGCGTTTTTCGTGCTGAAAAAAGAGATGAAAGAAGGCGCGCTCGACGGCAAAAATTACAAAGCGACCGAAGACGACATATTCGGTTTTATCGCTACGGGAATCGTGTTTTTGCTCATCGGCGCGCGCATCTTTTCGACCCTCGTCTACGATACGAGCGGCATGTACCGCGAGCGGCCGTGGCTCATCTTTTGGCCATTCGACACGGTAACGCACAAATTCACGGGCCTTGCGGGCATGTCGTATCACGGAGGCCTTATCGGAGGCCTTATCGGTACGATCGTGTGGTGCAGGCGGCACAAAAAAAACACGCTTCAATGGATGGACGCGATAGCAGCCGCGATTCCAGCGGGCTACACGTTCGGCAGGCTCGGCAATTTTCTAAACGGCGAGCTGTACGGAAGGATCACGACAATGCCGTGGGGAATCGTCTTTCCGCAAGCGGAAAAATTTTCGGCGAGCTTAAAATGGGTGCAGGATTTTACGGCAAAGATCGGCATGGAAATTACGGGAGCCACCGTAAACCTTCCGCGCCATCCGAGCCAATTGTACGAAGCGTTTTTTGAAGGCATCGTGTTGTTCGGCATACTGCAGCTTATCAGAAAACGTAAAATATGGGACGGCATGCTTTCGGCTGCATACGTTTTCGCTTACGGCGCATTCCGCTTCGTCATCGAATATTTTCGGGAGCCGGATGCAGATTTGGGTTTCCGCATCGGAAAGGATACGGCATCTCCCGTCTATATGAACGCTTCGCTCCTCAATTTTTCAACGGGGCAAATCCTCTGCTTTTTGATGATGCTTTCAAGTATCGTCTTCGCCGTCGCTTCTTATTGTTACGCGAAAAAAAATCGGAAAGGATAA
- the flgE gene encoding flagellar hook protein FlgE, which yields MMRSLYSGVSGLQNHQTRMDVIGNNIANVNTFGFKRARVNFQDMISQQLSGPARPNDELGGVNPKEVGLGMTIASVDNIFTQGNLQTTGVTTDIAIEGNGFFILKDGEQSYYTRNGDFSLDRDGTFVNPANGMRVQGWMAQEVNGIEIVSTSATPTDIVIPVGSKDPPRATQNVLFRCNLDKNTPLIPEQANAEDIIRGTWGTEQEIYDSFGNKHLLSVSFTRVPGSVNQWQATVNVDADNADFTQTRVGLNTTDGMGNTFIVSFDNMGRLLSVEDSAGVASNEDGQILLQTSFTVPESNPDADGNPYRQTLNINIGTIGSMTDTITQDASRSTTKAFSQDGYTLGYLDNFKIDSNGVITGVYSNGSVRTLGQIAMASFTNDRGLEKAGDNTYTESNNSGQAMIGESGVAGKGKLLSGALEMSNVDLAEQLTDMIVTQRGFESNAKTIQTTDSMLETILSLKR from the coding sequence ATGATGAGATCACTGTATTCGGGCGTTTCGGGATTGCAAAATCACCAGACGCGCATGGACGTCATCGGCAACAACATCGCGAATGTAAATACGTTCGGTTTTAAACGTGCCCGCGTCAATTTTCAAGATATGATTTCCCAGCAGCTTTCGGGGCCGGCTCGTCCGAACGACGAACTCGGCGGCGTCAATCCGAAAGAAGTGGGACTCGGCATGACGATCGCATCCGTCGATAATATCTTTACGCAGGGCAATTTACAGACGACAGGAGTGACGACCGACATCGCGATCGAAGGCAACGGCTTTTTTATCTTAAAAGACGGCGAGCAGTCCTACTATACGCGGAACGGAGATTTTTCACTCGACCGCGACGGTACCTTTGTCAATCCCGCAAACGGTATGCGTGTGCAGGGTTGGATGGCGCAGGAAGTAAACGGCATCGAAATCGTTTCGACGTCCGCCACTCCGACGGATATCGTTATTCCCGTCGGGTCGAAAGATCCGCCGCGCGCGACGCAAAATGTTTTATTCCGTTGTAACCTCGATAAAAATACGCCGCTCATTCCCGAACAGGCGAACGCGGAAGATATCATCCGCGGTACGTGGGGAACGGAACAAGAAATCTACGACAGTTTCGGCAATAAACATCTTTTATCCGTGTCTTTTACGAGGGTTCCCGGCTCGGTCAATCAGTGGCAGGCGACGGTAAACGTCGATGCGGACAACGCTGACTTTACGCAGACGAGAGTCGGACTCAATACGACCGACGGCATGGGAAATACGTTTATCGTATCTTTCGACAATATGGGACGCCTGCTTTCCGTCGAAGATTCTGCCGGAGTCGCATCGAACGAAGACGGACAGATTTTGCTGCAGACCTCGTTTACCGTTCCCGAATCGAATCCCGACGCGGACGGCAATCCGTACCGGCAAACGCTCAACATCAACATCGGTACGATCGGCAGCATGACCGACACGATCACGCAGGACGCATCCCGGTCGACGACAAAGGCGTTTTCACAGGACGGATACACGCTGGGCTACCTCGATAATTTCAAAATCGATTCGAACGGTGTCATAACGGGCGTGTATTCGAACGGCAGTGTGCGTACGCTCGGACAGATCGCGATGGCCTCTTTTACGAACGATCGCGGATTGGAAAAGGCGGGCGACAATACGTACACCGAATCGAACAATTCGGGGCAGGCGATGATCGGCGAAAGCGGAGTGGCCGGAAAGGGCAAACTGCTTTCCGGAGCACTCGAAATGTCGAACGTCGATTTGGCCGAACAGCTCACCGATATGATCGTTACGCAGCGCGGTTTCGAATCGAACGCAAAGACGATTCAAACGACCGATTCGATGCTTGAAACGATTTTATCGCTCAAGCGCTGA